In Bacillus sp. KH172YL63, one genomic interval encodes:
- a CDS encoding M4 family metallopeptidase, with amino-acid sequence MKKKKLITVGLSVGLLSGMITTGSLAAPSDSLHFQMNKKSGTPEFVSGSLSSPSGKKADAIVLSFLEKNKAKFKLSDRKSDEQFKLLSSEKDELGNTVVRIQQTYKGVPVWGSTQSAVVQSNGVLQTLSGSVIADLDQKMKGAKKKLNGKKALTIAKGDLELDPTFESEAKPELVVYTDGDSATYAYFVNLHYLEPSPGNWNYFIDAKTGEILNKYNDMHEVTGTNSVGTGKGVLGASKSLNTTLSSGKYYLQDNTRGKGVYTYNMNNRTFFPQFFLPGTLWSDSDNVLNDAYDAPAVDAHYFAGVTYDYYKNKFNRNSYDNQGAKLVSSVHYSSNYNNAFWDGSQMVYGDGDGTTFAPLSGGIDVVAHELTHAVTDFTSDLVYQNESGALNEAISDIFGTLVEYENGFNPDFEIGEDIYTPGTSGDALRSMSDPTKYGDPDHYSKRYTGTSDNGGVHTNSGIINKQAYLLSEGGTHYGVNVPGIGREKLGKIYYRMNTVYLTASSTFSQARAAAVQAATDLYGSSSAEVNAVKLSFDAVGIN; translated from the coding sequence TTGAAAAAGAAAAAATTGATTACTGTGGGACTTTCAGTCGGATTATTATCAGGGATGATCACGACAGGAAGTTTGGCCGCACCAAGCGATTCACTTCACTTTCAAATGAACAAAAAATCAGGAACGCCGGAATTTGTGTCAGGGTCACTGTCCTCTCCTTCGGGTAAAAAGGCAGATGCAATCGTCCTTTCCTTCTTGGAAAAAAACAAAGCGAAGTTTAAGCTTTCTGACAGAAAGTCGGACGAACAGTTCAAGCTTCTTTCATCTGAAAAAGATGAACTCGGGAACACAGTCGTCCGTATCCAGCAGACGTATAAAGGTGTGCCTGTCTGGGGCTCGACACAATCAGCTGTCGTACAAAGCAACGGCGTCCTTCAAACCCTTTCCGGTTCAGTGATTGCCGATCTTGATCAAAAGATGAAGGGGGCCAAAAAGAAGCTGAATGGCAAAAAAGCCCTGACAATCGCCAAAGGGGATCTTGAATTGGATCCGACATTTGAATCAGAAGCGAAGCCGGAGCTTGTCGTTTATACAGATGGGGATTCTGCGACGTACGCCTACTTTGTAAACTTGCATTACCTTGAGCCGTCTCCAGGTAATTGGAATTATTTCATCGATGCAAAAACAGGGGAAATCCTGAACAAGTATAATGATATGCACGAGGTGACCGGAACCAATTCAGTCGGAACAGGTAAAGGGGTATTGGGGGCTTCAAAATCATTGAACACCACCCTTTCAAGCGGTAAATACTATTTACAGGACAATACAAGGGGGAAGGGTGTTTATACATATAATATGAACAACCGGACGTTTTTCCCGCAATTCTTCTTGCCTGGCACACTTTGGTCTGACAGTGATAATGTGCTGAATGATGCGTATGATGCGCCTGCTGTCGACGCTCATTATTTTGCCGGCGTCACGTACGATTATTATAAAAATAAATTTAACCGGAATTCATATGATAACCAGGGAGCCAAGCTGGTATCATCGGTCCACTATAGCAGCAACTACAATAATGCATTCTGGGACGGTTCTCAGATGGTTTATGGAGATGGTGACGGAACGACTTTCGCCCCGCTGTCTGGAGGAATTGATGTTGTGGCCCATGAGTTGACGCATGCGGTGACAGATTTCACTTCCGATCTTGTTTACCAAAACGAATCTGGTGCGCTGAACGAAGCGATTTCGGATATTTTCGGAACATTGGTTGAATATGAGAACGGATTCAATCCTGATTTTGAAATTGGTGAAGACATTTATACTCCAGGAACATCCGGAGACGCCCTTCGCTCAATGAGTGATCCGACCAAATATGGAGACCCTGATCATTATTCCAAACGTTATACAGGGACAAGTGATAATGGTGGCGTTCATACCAATTCCGGGATCATTAACAAGCAGGCGTATTTATTAAGTGAAGGCGGTACCCATTACGGTGTGAATGTACCTGGAATCGGCCGTGAAAAGCTCGGTAAGATTTACTACCGCATGAATACGGTATACCTGACTGCTTCTTCTACATTCAGCCAGGCACGGGCTGCTGCTGTGCAGGCTGCAACCGACTTATACGGAAGTTCCTCGGCAGAAGTAAATGCTGTGAAACTATCTTTTGACGCAGTCGGCATTAATTAA
- a CDS encoding Type 1 glutamine amidotransferase-like domain-containing protein yields the protein MGTLFLSGGGDREQTREIDAAFAAEVDRSKPVLYIPVAMDESHISYDSCYEWIKRTLFPLGLREISMWVDLSQRTIEELRGFSAVYIGGGNTYSLLKNFSETGFHTLLDKFLAEGGIVYGGSAGAIIMGASILTCAHMDENAVGLNSFNGLSLMEDYSIWCHYEEKDDPLVRGLWIQREHQSLL from the coding sequence ATGGGTACGTTATTTCTGTCAGGAGGAGGAGACCGTGAACAGACGAGGGAAATTGATGCAGCATTCGCTGCAGAAGTGGATAGGTCAAAACCGGTCCTTTATATACCGGTTGCCATGGACGAATCCCATATTTCTTATGACTCCTGCTATGAATGGATTAAGAGGACGCTGTTTCCGCTTGGATTGCGGGAAATTTCGATGTGGGTCGATTTATCTCAAAGGACAATTGAAGAGTTGCGTGGCTTTTCTGCCGTATACATTGGCGGTGGAAACACATACAGCCTTTTGAAGAATTTCTCGGAGACAGGTTTTCATACGTTGCTGGATAAGTTCCTGGCTGAAGGTGGCATCGTCTATGGAGGCAGTGCCGGTGCCATTATCATGGGGGCATCCATTTTGACCTGCGCACATATGGACGAGAATGCCGTTGGCTTGAATTCGTTCAATGGCTTGTCATTGATGGAGGACTATTCCATATGGTGTCATTACGAAGAGAAGGACGATCCGCTCGTCCGGGGGTTATGGATACAACGGGAACACCAGTCATTGCTTTAA
- a CDS encoding class I SAM-dependent methyltransferase: MKQNIYDHPTFFKGYLELRDSGITYNDFLEQPAMKAEIPDLKGKRVLDLGCGTGVLSSYCVEKGCTSVDSVDISSKMIQRAEERNPHTKINYICTPIEEFEGRDNAYDVIVSSLAIHYIADYETLMKGLADWLKEDGKLIFSIEHPVVTARQEMNNWAKDENGERLHWALDDYHKEGRREQHWFVDGVIKYHRTISTLINGLTAAGFMIEKIVEPLPDQEGLEHLPNLANEYRRPSFMIIRSRKINQTQV; encoded by the coding sequence ATGAAACAGAATATATATGATCATCCGACATTTTTTAAAGGATATCTGGAATTAAGGGACAGCGGAATCACATATAATGATTTTCTTGAGCAGCCGGCCATGAAAGCGGAAATACCCGATCTGAAAGGGAAGAGAGTGTTAGATTTGGGCTGCGGCACGGGCGTTCTCTCTTCTTATTGTGTGGAGAAAGGGTGCACTTCCGTTGATTCTGTCGACATCTCAAGCAAAATGATTCAAAGAGCTGAGGAGAGAAACCCTCACACGAAGATAAATTACATATGCACACCCATTGAAGAATTCGAAGGGAGGGACAATGCTTACGACGTGATTGTCAGCTCCCTGGCGATTCATTATATAGCAGATTATGAAACGCTCATGAAGGGATTGGCAGACTGGCTAAAAGAAGACGGAAAGCTGATCTTTTCCATCGAACACCCGGTTGTAACAGCACGACAGGAAATGAACAATTGGGCCAAGGATGAAAACGGGGAACGGCTTCACTGGGCTTTGGATGATTACCATAAGGAAGGCAGGAGGGAGCAGCATTGGTTTGTTGATGGTGTGATAAAGTACCACAGGACGATCTCTACCCTCATCAACGGGTTGACCGCTGCAGGTTTCATGATAGAGAAAATAGTCGAACCGCTTCCTGATCAAGAAGGACTGGAGCATCTACCCAACTTGGCAAATGAGTACAGAAGGCCATCCTTTATGATCATCAGATCGAGGAAGATCAATCAAACCCAGGTGTAG
- a CDS encoding GNAT family N-acetyltransferase: protein MNPVLLDIPEIIETERLVLRMPKPGDGTVVNGAIKASINELRPWLGFVQEEPSVEDTETNTVEAHANFLTRASLRYLIFKKGTNEFIGSTGFHNIDWNVPKFEVGYWIDTRMGGHGYMVEAVGKLTEFALSELKGKRVEIRCESTNMKSRAIPEKLGYELEGILRNEDLSVDNERLTDTCVYGRIS, encoded by the coding sequence ATGAACCCAGTATTACTCGATATTCCAGAAATCATTGAAACAGAAAGACTAGTATTAAGGATGCCAAAGCCTGGGGATGGCACTGTTGTGAATGGTGCAATTAAGGCTTCCATAAATGAATTAAGGCCTTGGCTGGGCTTTGTGCAGGAAGAGCCTTCAGTCGAAGATACTGAAACGAACACAGTGGAAGCACATGCAAACTTTCTCACAAGGGCGAGCTTGAGGTATCTTATTTTCAAAAAAGGGACAAATGAATTTATCGGTTCGACCGGTTTTCATAATATTGACTGGAACGTCCCTAAATTCGAAGTTGGCTATTGGATCGACACCCGTATGGGAGGACACGGATACATGGTGGAAGCAGTAGGGAAGTTGACTGAATTCGCTTTAAGCGAGCTGAAAGGGAAAAGGGTCGAAATCCGATGTGAATCCACCAACATGAAAAGCAGGGCAATCCCGGAAAAGCTTGGCTATGAATTGGAAGGGATCCTCCGGAATGAAGATCTTTCAGTCGACAATGAAAGACTAACGGATACGTGTGTGTACGGAAGGATATCTTGA
- a CDS encoding serine hydrolase: MIRKERLREEILAVIPGNMRLGFYLYDTHSKQSIGINEHEWFPLASITKWITSIFVAAHHTVEEDELFSAVSEHSGSAYGKLCEKLPENTLNERLKGLEIDCRVTSENDDTIHNCGTPAGLFKVMNLLFFGPDQEKMTAIIEGMKLQTDPDGFRFNGHWNHMTGGLAGVCNDVGYVKTEEGEVMVIGLLHTNDETVEWESLEKVMNRIGELISEANLLPLSETKYNRLQI; this comes from the coding sequence TTGATACGTAAGGAGCGGTTAAGGGAGGAGATCCTCGCAGTAATCCCGGGGAATATGAGACTGGGTTTTTATTTATACGACACTCATTCCAAACAATCAATCGGAATCAATGAACATGAATGGTTCCCCTTGGCAAGCATCACAAAATGGATCACATCCATCTTTGTGGCGGCCCATCATACAGTTGAAGAGGATGAGCTTTTCTCTGCTGTCAGTGAACATAGCGGGTCAGCATACGGAAAGTTATGTGAAAAGCTCCCAGAGAACACGCTTAACGAGCGATTAAAGGGGCTCGAGATCGATTGCAGGGTTACTTCTGAAAATGATGACACGATTCATAATTGTGGAACCCCTGCAGGCCTTTTTAAAGTGATGAACCTTCTGTTTTTTGGTCCTGACCAGGAAAAGATGACTGCCATAATAGAAGGAATGAAACTGCAGACGGATCCCGATGGCTTTCGCTTCAATGGTCATTGGAATCATATGACAGGTGGTCTGGCCGGGGTGTGCAATGACGTCGGTTATGTGAAAACCGAAGAGGGGGAAGTCATGGTGATCGGCCTGCTTCACACCAATGATGAGACCGTTGAATGGGAATCGCTTGAAAAGGTAATGAACAGGATAGGTGAGTTGATCAGTGAGGCAAATTTACTGCCACTCTCTGAAACAAAGTACAACCGGCTTCAAATATGA
- a CDS encoding GNAT family N-acetyltransferase: protein MFSFTVDEEISIELFQQQHKKELYELIDSNRSHLRQWLLWVDKRQCPEDLEPVIPIWIQKYADNNGFDAGIRYQGELVGMVGLHYIDWKTRSTSIGYLLAQSAEGKGIITRAISALLPYLFIEMNLNRIDIQCAVSNKKSIGVPERLGFIQEGITRDGQWLYDHYEDIVTYSLLKRDWMKV from the coding sequence TTGTTTTCTTTCACAGTGGATGAAGAAATTTCAATTGAGTTATTCCAACAGCAGCATAAAAAAGAATTATATGAATTGATCGATTCAAACCGCAGTCATCTCAGGCAGTGGCTGCTTTGGGTGGATAAACGGCAATGTCCAGAGGACCTGGAACCGGTGATCCCCATATGGATACAGAAATACGCAGACAACAACGGTTTTGATGCCGGCATCCGCTATCAGGGGGAATTGGTCGGTATGGTCGGCCTTCACTACATTGACTGGAAAACTCGGAGCACGAGTATCGGATACCTCCTCGCCCAGTCTGCAGAAGGGAAAGGGATCATTACAAGAGCGATTTCTGCACTATTACCGTACCTTTTTATTGAAATGAACCTTAACCGGATAGACATTCAGTGTGCAGTCAGCAACAAGAAAAGCATCGGAGTTCCGGAAAGATTGGGTTTTATACAAGAGGGCATCACGAGGGACGGCCAATGGCTGTATGACCATTATGAGGATATTGTCACATACAGCTTACTGAAAAGGGATTGGATGAAAGTATAA
- the rlmN gene encoding 23S rRNA (adenine(2503)-C(2))-methyltransferase RlmN, which produces MEKKSIYGLTLDQLTTWLVENGQKKFRAAQVWDWLYKKRVTSFSDMKNLNGDCVQLLEEHFHLHTLKQEIKQESKDGTIKFLFKLEDGNLIETVLMRFNYGLSVCVTTQVGCNIGCTFCASGLLKKNRDLSSGEIVEQIMNVQHHLDEAGNGERVSHIVVMGIGEPFDNYENMMDFFHVVNDQKGLSIGARHITVSTSGLADKIYQFADEKIQINLAVSLHAPNNELRTKIMKINRAYPLEKLMPAIDYYLEKTNRRITFEYILLRDVNDHKEEALQLAKLLKNKRHLSYVNLIPYNPVDEHNQYQRSTKEAIVEFYGTLLEHGINCGVRVEQGTDIDAACGQLRSKQIKKDKVKS; this is translated from the coding sequence ATGGAAAAGAAATCCATATACGGATTAACATTAGATCAATTGACCACATGGCTTGTAGAGAACGGACAAAAGAAGTTCCGTGCAGCACAAGTATGGGATTGGTTATATAAAAAGAGAGTGACAAGCTTTTCAGATATGAAGAATCTGAATGGGGATTGCGTACAGCTGCTTGAAGAGCACTTCCATCTTCATACGCTTAAGCAGGAGATCAAGCAGGAATCCAAGGATGGCACGATTAAATTCCTGTTCAAGCTGGAAGACGGCAATTTGATTGAGACGGTATTGATGCGTTTCAATTACGGCTTGAGTGTATGTGTCACCACCCAGGTCGGATGTAACATCGGCTGTACATTCTGTGCAAGTGGTCTCCTGAAGAAAAACCGTGACCTCTCAAGCGGCGAGATTGTTGAGCAGATCATGAACGTGCAGCACCACTTGGATGAAGCAGGTAACGGCGAACGTGTGAGTCACATCGTTGTGATGGGAATTGGTGAGCCATTTGATAATTATGAAAACATGATGGACTTCTTCCATGTCGTGAATGATCAGAAAGGTCTTTCCATCGGAGCGCGTCACATTACCGTATCAACGAGCGGTCTTGCCGATAAGATCTATCAATTCGCAGATGAAAAAATTCAAATCAACCTGGCTGTTTCCTTGCATGCACCGAATAATGAGCTGCGTACGAAGATCATGAAAATCAACCGGGCATATCCGCTGGAGAAATTGATGCCGGCAATTGATTATTATTTGGAAAAAACAAATCGACGCATCACTTTTGAGTATATCCTACTCCGTGACGTCAACGATCATAAGGAAGAGGCCCTGCAGCTTGCCAAATTGCTGAAGAACAAGCGTCATCTTTCATATGTGAACCTGATCCCGTATAATCCTGTTGATGAACACAACCAGTATCAACGAAGCACGAAAGAGGCGATCGTCGAATTCTACGGTACATTGCTTGAGCATGGAATCAACTGTGGTGTACGTGTAGAACAAGGTACAGACATTGATGCGGCCTGCGGTCAGTTGAGAAGTAAGCAAATTAAAAAAGATAAAGTCAAATCATAA
- a CDS encoding ArsR/SmtB family transcription factor produces the protein MSGRKRETYEVEVQASILWESALGIAAITNKRLIDTLEKSNQSWEELRKSLSPSLRKELATVEKTNTWKALLLLLHQKECQTLPEFLTYVDHLQETDLRYICLPYIGSRWQEHRKRASLGDGGSRVELQQAVKDHPFFPDYIHHICTEEPSTLKAHIKEVMSGWFEEVMVSEADKLKEILARDKDMKLKMKEKLNPEALVEWATGGITYLPEPSVHKVLLIPHTIYRPWNVEGDIEGVKIFYYPVANDSIHPDDPYMPSYFLVQKHKALGDEARLRMVKLLKGSGRTLQEITNELNMGKSTVHHHLKILRSARLVESREGKYFLKENAVHSLAKELLQYLAD, from the coding sequence ATGTCCGGAAGAAAGAGAGAGACATACGAGGTTGAGGTGCAGGCCTCAATCCTGTGGGAGAGTGCACTTGGAATTGCTGCCATCACGAATAAGAGACTGATCGATACGTTAGAAAAGTCAAATCAATCATGGGAGGAGCTTCGTAAGTCCCTGTCACCCTCATTACGAAAAGAACTGGCCACTGTCGAAAAGACAAACACTTGGAAAGCGCTGCTGCTGCTCCTTCATCAGAAAGAATGTCAAACCCTTCCTGAGTTCCTTACCTATGTGGATCACCTGCAGGAAACGGATCTTCGGTATATATGCCTGCCTTATATCGGAAGCAGGTGGCAGGAACATCGAAAACGGGCATCTCTTGGCGACGGGGGATCCCGGGTGGAACTCCAACAAGCCGTGAAGGATCATCCGTTTTTTCCTGACTATATCCATCATATTTGTACGGAGGAGCCTTCAACGTTAAAGGCCCATATTAAGGAAGTGATGAGCGGCTGGTTTGAAGAAGTAATGGTTTCAGAAGCTGACAAGTTAAAGGAAATCCTCGCAAGAGATAAAGACATGAAGTTGAAAATGAAAGAAAAACTGAATCCTGAAGCTTTGGTTGAATGGGCGACCGGGGGCATCACTTACTTACCTGAGCCAAGCGTACATAAAGTGCTATTGATTCCCCACACGATATACCGGCCATGGAATGTAGAAGGCGATATTGAAGGTGTCAAAATCTTTTATTACCCTGTAGCCAATGACAGCATACATCCAGATGATCCTTATATGCCAAGTTACTTCCTGGTCCAAAAGCATAAAGCGCTTGGGGATGAGGCAAGGCTTCGTATGGTGAAACTACTGAAAGGATCGGGGCGTACGCTTCAGGAAATCACCAATGAGCTGAACATGGGTAAATCAACCGTTCATCACCACTTGAAGATCCTCAGGTCTGCAAGGCTCGTTGAGTCACGGGAAGGAAAGTATTTTTTGAAAGAAAATGCCGTGCACTCATTAGCGAAAGAATTGTTACAGTATTTGGCCGACTGA
- a CDS encoding MFS transporter, producing MGEHAVKYEQRGELPPLKRNYPVFRFMGGNLISFFGDQIYLIAIPLLVLALTGSPVSMGIVAALERLPILLQPFAGILSDTYKRKRLLLICDAGRSVLVGGIGILFILGMLEMWIVYPVVFGIGCLSQIYNTSQFASIPGLVKKKDLQAVNALNSGAFNLALFLAPGVGGLIISVFNPGYALLVNSFSFLVSFAAILSLQMKGEKKASSGLSIWRDMGEGFKFVVHTKPILYTNLAMVSSVFGTTLFLTLLVYHLKDTVNVDPVHIGWLISIGGVGAVTGAFTSTMIRKRFSYRRILFISSFIGGMSIVCFGLADSYYWLMVMNAVGTFTAALMSPCIITIRQTLTPDRLLGRVQATSRLLTWMLMPLAAFLAGILAETIGTNTTIILAGTISTLASFPYLHRSLKDK from the coding sequence GTGGGGGAGCATGCAGTCAAGTATGAGCAAAGGGGCGAATTACCGCCGTTAAAAAGAAATTATCCTGTTTTCAGGTTCATGGGAGGAAACTTGATTTCATTTTTTGGAGATCAAATTTACCTCATTGCGATTCCGCTATTGGTGCTGGCGCTTACAGGTTCGCCTGTGAGCATGGGGATTGTGGCAGCCCTTGAGCGGCTGCCGATATTATTGCAGCCATTCGCAGGGATATTATCGGATACTTACAAACGTAAACGTCTGCTTCTCATATGTGATGCAGGAAGAAGCGTGCTTGTAGGTGGGATCGGCATCCTTTTCATCCTTGGTATGTTGGAAATGTGGATCGTGTATCCGGTCGTGTTTGGTATAGGCTGTTTGAGCCAAATCTATAACACGTCCCAATTTGCTTCGATCCCCGGTCTTGTGAAGAAGAAAGACCTCCAAGCTGTGAATGCACTGAATTCAGGGGCATTTAATTTGGCCTTGTTCTTGGCGCCCGGAGTAGGGGGATTGATTATTTCCGTATTCAATCCAGGATACGCCCTGTTGGTGAACAGCTTTAGCTTCCTTGTATCGTTTGCTGCCATTTTAAGCCTGCAAATGAAAGGGGAAAAGAAGGCTTCATCAGGTTTATCGATCTGGCGGGATATGGGGGAAGGATTTAAATTTGTCGTACATACGAAACCTATCTTGTATACAAACCTCGCCATGGTGTCTTCAGTGTTTGGAACGACGTTATTTCTTACCCTGCTTGTGTACCATCTGAAGGATACAGTGAATGTAGATCCCGTGCATATCGGCTGGTTGATATCAATCGGCGGTGTCGGAGCCGTCACCGGTGCTTTCACGTCCACTATGATCCGGAAGCGATTTTCATACCGGAGGATTTTATTTATTTCTTCATTCATCGGCGGGATGTCCATTGTATGTTTTGGTTTGGCAGATTCCTATTATTGGCTCATGGTCATGAATGCTGTCGGGACTTTTACGGCAGCACTGATGAGTCCATGCATCATCACTATCCGTCAGACTTTGACTCCGGACCGCCTGCTTGGAAGAGTCCAGGCGACCAGCCGCCTGTTAACATGGATGCTCATGCCCCTGGCCGCTTTCCTGGCAGGCATACTAGCAGAAACCATAGGGACAAACACCACCATCATACTTGCCGGCACCATTTCAACACTTGCCTCCTTTCCCTACCTTCACCGCAGTTTGAAAGATAAATAG
- a CDS encoding DUF2785 domain-containing protein — MITETQLKEKLREIDFTQFASIEGVDMDLLLGEMIFHIGSVDGQLRDNLIYSSFYRLIEHNALSSPQMLLLLDTCMDENHLFLGIGSRDDTVFTRAFSSLVLALLLRKNRTQSFLPPEKVHQAISACFHYLEREEDTRGYVEGKGWAHSIAHGADLLEQVIRHPAFSPALHVTALAVIENCLLKDTAYMDEEDGRLFYAIEALLDRGMEIDVLYRWLSGLKKEISERFIEQGYSNPFYRTKLNIENFYKTCYFRLKWRGTGEEICAFIEKLLEKWHNHDYN; from the coding sequence ATGATCACAGAAACGCAATTGAAAGAAAAATTAAGAGAAATTGACTTTACCCAATTTGCTTCAATCGAAGGAGTTGATATGGACCTTCTACTGGGTGAAATGATTTTCCACATAGGCTCTGTTGACGGACAACTGAGGGATAATTTGATTTATTCAAGCTTTTATAGACTGATCGAACATAACGCTCTTTCTTCCCCTCAAATGCTCCTGCTTCTCGATACTTGCATGGATGAAAACCATTTGTTTCTTGGAATCGGAAGCAGGGATGACACAGTCTTCACCCGGGCGTTTTCTTCACTCGTCCTTGCCTTGCTGTTGAGAAAAAATCGTACCCAGTCTTTTCTGCCGCCTGAGAAGGTTCATCAAGCAATTTCTGCCTGCTTTCATTACTTGGAACGGGAAGAAGACACAAGGGGATATGTGGAAGGGAAAGGCTGGGCTCATAGCATCGCCCACGGAGCGGATCTTTTAGAGCAGGTGATCCGCCATCCTGCTTTTTCTCCGGCATTACACGTAACGGCCCTAGCTGTCATCGAGAACTGCTTATTGAAAGATACAGCTTATATGGATGAAGAGGATGGACGACTATTTTATGCGATAGAAGCCCTTCTTGACAGAGGGATGGAGATTGATGTACTTTATCGCTGGCTGTCCGGACTGAAGAAAGAGATAAGTGAGCGATTTATTGAACAGGGGTACTCCAATCCCTTCTATCGAACCAAACTGAATATAGAAAACTTCTATAAAACCTGTTATTTCCGATTGAAATGGAGGGGGACAGGTGAAGAAATCTGTGCATTTATCGAAAAACTACTCGAAAAATGGCATAACCACGATTACAACTAA
- a CDS encoding NAD(FAD)-utilizing dehydrogenase, with protein sequence MKENEHLSIHMIDLGKELSERKCGLDDGGACTCEGTCNKYIGFAGLGKSEGKFNYTNDFGGELGRKIINDEALEWMKEVDRILCAFGGEVIQSYSTKNEELSKRSESAGMKVLSTEVRHLGTKLASDIFQRMYDLLKKRVDFSFETHVDGIIKRDTGFDIQTDKGLFTTGKLVIGTGMSGSEWLKKQGDALGLTPGEARLDMGIRVEMKGDQLQSILRHTFETKLKIEGDGFSATTYCMNPNGRIIRKHQHGLVMPDGQNAREEEVPSANLNFSLFVPRYFPSHDEAMAYARHTIGGINQGRDRVVMQRLEDFRLYRMTESVDGNIVGPSLEAECGNLREEVPELYGNALEEFLHALEKLIGETIHDDTLLYGLDAKFFEPKLKTNKYFETDISGLYLIGDCSGETHSLSQAAASGVYVGHYLGSGFSK encoded by the coding sequence ATGAAGGAAAACGAACATCTTTCCATTCATATGATCGACCTCGGCAAGGAACTCAGTGAACGGAAATGCGGCCTAGATGATGGAGGGGCATGCACTTGTGAAGGGACGTGCAATAAGTACATAGGATTTGCAGGACTTGGGAAGTCAGAAGGGAAATTTAATTATACAAATGACTTCGGGGGAGAGCTGGGGAGAAAGATCATAAACGATGAAGCACTTGAATGGATGAAGGAAGTAGACAGGATCCTTTGTGCGTTTGGGGGTGAAGTCATCCAATCGTACAGCACGAAAAATGAGGAACTGTCAAAGCGGTCAGAATCCGCCGGAATGAAAGTCCTCTCAACAGAGGTCCGTCACCTGGGGACAAAATTGGCAAGTGACATTTTTCAGAGGATGTATGATCTGCTGAAAAAGCGTGTAGACTTCAGCTTCGAAACCCATGTTGACGGAATCATTAAACGTGATACCGGATTCGACATCCAAACCGATAAAGGTCTTTTTACGACAGGGAAGCTTGTGATCGGCACCGGGATGAGTGGAAGTGAGTGGCTGAAAAAGCAAGGGGATGCCCTTGGACTGACGCCTGGCGAGGCACGACTGGATATGGGGATACGTGTTGAAATGAAAGGGGATCAGCTGCAGTCGATCTTGCGACATACATTTGAAACGAAGTTGAAGATTGAAGGGGATGGATTCAGCGCGACCACCTATTGCATGAATCCAAACGGCAGGATTATCCGGAAACATCAGCATGGACTCGTGATGCCTGACGGCCAGAATGCCCGTGAGGAAGAGGTCCCAAGTGCAAATTTGAACTTCAGTTTATTTGTGCCAAGGTATTTTCCGTCCCACGATGAGGCGATGGCATATGCCCGCCATACGATCGGTGGTATCAATCAAGGCAGGGACCGGGTAGTCATGCAGAGATTAGAAGATTTCAGATTATATCGTATGACAGAGAGCGTGGATGGAAATATCGTAGGTCCGTCCCTCGAAGCTGAGTGCGGTAACCTGCGGGAAGAGGTGCCGGAGCTGTATGGAAATGCACTTGAAGAATTTCTGCATGCTCTAGAGAAGCTCATTGGTGAAACAATACACGATGACACGCTTCTGTATGGATTGGATGCAAAGTTTTTTGAGCCTAAATTAAAGACGAACAAATATTTTGAGACAGACATTTCGGGTCTTTATTTAATCGGGGACTGCTCAGGGGAAACCCATTCCCTGTCACAGGCAGCGGCAAGCGGCGTCTATGTGGGTCACTACCTGGGGAGTGGATTTTCCAAATAA